TTTGACGGTTTCAGCGGCGGCTCGCCCAAGCGCGCCGCCGCTTTTCACCCGCTCCGGGTGCCCGCAAAAAAAGCTTTTCTGATATCCATCTTGCGTAACGACAGCTTCCACGATATTTAAAGACAGGCTGAAACCGTTTCTCCATTCCGGACCACCTTATCGCGCAAGGAGTTTCCATGACCTCGAGAAAAACGCTTTCCCTGCTGCTGGCCGTCATTCTTGTTGCCGCCACCGCGTCTTTTGCCGTTGCCGCGAACCGCACGATCGTCGCGCCCCAGAAAGCGCCCAAGGCTGTGGGCCCCTATTCCCAGGGCATCGCGGCAGCCGGACTTGTCTTCACGTCCGGCCAGCTGCCCCTGAACCCGGACACCAATAAAATGCCGGACGGCATCGAAGCCCAGGCCAAACAATCCCTGGATAACGTGAAAGCCGTCCTCGAAGCGGGCGGCAGTTCTCTCGACAAGGCCGTGAAGGTTACCATTTTCCTGAAAGACCTGAATGACTTCGGCAAAGTGAACGAAATCTACGGCACCTATTTCACCAAAAATCCGCCGGCCCGCTCCTGCGTGCAGGTGGCCCGCATCCCCAGAGACGCGCTGATCGAGATCGAAGCCATCGGCGTGAAATAACGCGCGGCAAGACAAACAAAAAATCCCCGCATATCACTGATATGCGGGGATTTCAGACCCTTGACAAAGTCCTGGCCTTTTAGCCGGGATTTTGTTTTTATATCTCCATGATAAAGCGCAAAACCGAACAGCAAGGCATGATGGAACTGGTATATATCGAGCAACTCGTGCCTAAAGAACATCTTCTTCGTAAAATCGACAAGGCTATCGACTTCAGATTCATCTATGACAAGGTCAAAGATAGATACTGTCCCGATAACGGCAGGCCGGCAGTTGATCCGGTTGTGCTATTCAAGATGCTTTTTATTGGGTATTTGTTCGGCATTCGCAGCGAGCAACAGTTGATTCGCGAAATCGAAGTCAATGTCGCATATCGTTGGTTTCTCGGCTTTACTCTCACCGACAAAATCCCCCACGCCAGCACCTTCAGCCAAAACCGCCGCAGGCGTTTCAATGACAGCCCGGTTTACCAGGAAATTTTTGACGAGATTGTGCTCCAGGCCATAAAGCGCAAGATGGTGGACGGCAAAACGCTGTACACCGATTCAACCCACCTGAAAGCCAGTGCCAACAAGGGAAAATATGACAAGGCCCAGGTGCTCAAATCCGTACGCGATTATGTGGAGGAACTTGACCGGGACATTGATGAAGACCGCCGCAAGCATGGCAAAAAGCCTTTGCCGCCCCGCGATGAGACTCCGGAAACCAAGGAAATCAAGGTCAGCACCACGGACCCGGACAGCGGGTATATGGTGCGCGAGGGCAAACCCAAGGGTTTTTTCTATCTGGATCACCGTACCGTGGACGGAATCTGCGGCATCATAACCGACAGTTTCGTTACCCCCGGCAATGTGCATGACTCTCAGCCCTACCTCTCCCGCCTTGATCGCCAACGGAAGCGTTTTGGTTTCAACGTCGAGTCCGCAGGCCTTGATGCAGCCTACTTCACTCCCCATATCTGCAAAGGCCTTGTGGAAAGAGATATTTATGGAGTCATCGGGTACAGCCGCCCCACACACCGCGCGGGTTACCTGCGCAAAAGGGATTTTGTCTATGATGAGACTTGTGACTGCCAGCTCTGCCCGCAAAACCGAGTCCTGCGCTATAGGACAACGACCCGGGACGGTTACCGTGAATATGTCTCGGACCCGTCCGTTTGCCGCAACTGCTCCCTTCTCGGGCAATGCACCGCCAGTCGCAACCATACCAAAGCAGTAACGCGCCATATCTGGCAGGAATATAAAGATATAATCAACGAATATCGCTACGAGGACAAAGGCAAAGCCATCTACAAACGCCGTAAGGAGACAGTGGAGCGGAGCTTTGCCGACGGCAAGGAATTACATGGGCATCGCTACGCCCGCTTCCGAGGCCTTGCGAAGGTCCAGATGCAATGCCTCTTGTCCGCCGCCTGCCAGAACATGAAGAAAATAGCCCTGCGCATCTGGGAGCGGTCAAACGGCCCTTGCGGCCCAGGCTTTTCCCGCTCCCAAACGACACTTTCCCGCTTGTTTTCCCATCTTTGGAGAATTTGCTCCGCTCCAAAATCCGCAGTGCCCGCATAACTAAACGCTGCAATAAAACAAACCCCCGCTCAAAAAAACGGGGGTTTGTCAGAGGTCTGAAATCCCCGCATATCACTGATATGCGGGGATTTTTTGTTTCAGGCAGCGCCGTCTTAATCGCGCAGTTCGCGGGTCTGTTTCATATCGTCCTTGGGAATGGACACTTCCTGCCCGTGCTCGTCCGTGAAGGTCAGCGTGCCCGTCGAGGGGTCAAGCTCCGGTTTGCTCGTGGCGATATGGATGGTGTAATCGCTCGTCACCAACACATATCGGGAGCCGCAGCCGACAAGCAGCGTCGCGGCCGCCGTTGCCAGAAGAAAAAGCAGTATCGAGCGTTTCATGCACTCCTCCTTTTTCTTCATACATACCACAATTCCGGTTACTGTCATCTTAGAACTGCGCGTTTCGCGTTTCTGGCTACGGCGCGCGAAAAAAAGCCCCTGCGCCGCGGGTGCGGAACAGGGGCCGTGCTATCCGGAAAAAACCTGCCTACTTATCGTCGGTGATAATTTCGCTCCAGGGCAGACCGTGCTTGTTCATGCGGGCCATAAAGGGGTCCGGGTCCATCTGTTCCATGTTGAACACGCCCTTGCCGCGCCATTCGCCGGTGAGCATCAAAAGGCCGCCGATCATGGCCGGAACGCCCGTGGTGTACGAAATGGCCTGGGATTTCACTTCGCGGTAGGCTTCCTCGTGGTCGCAGATGTTGTACACGAAGGCGGTGCGGCCCTTGCCGTTTTTCACGCCCTGCATCAGGCAGCCGATGCAGGTTTTGCCCTTGGTCAGCGGCCCGAGGGAGGAGGGATCGGGCAGGAGCGCCTTCAGGAACTGGATGGGCACCACGTCGCAGCCGTTGTATTTCACGGGGTCGATGCGGGTCATGCCCACGTTGCCGAGCACTTCGAGGTGCTTCAGGT
The DNA window shown above is from uncultured delta proteobacterium and carries:
- a CDS encoding transposase, coding for MIKRKTEQQGMMELVYIEQLVPKEHLLRKIDKAIDFRFIYDKVKDRYCPDNGRPAVDPVVLFKMLFIGYLFGIRSEQQLIREIEVNVAYRWFLGFTLTDKIPHASTFSQNRRRRFNDSPVYQEIFDEIVLQAIKRKMVDGKTLYTDSTHLKASANKGKYDKAQVLKSVRDYVEELDRDIDEDRRKHGKKPLPPRDETPETKEIKVSTTDPDSGYMVREGKPKGFFYLDHRTVDGICGIITDSFVTPGNVHDSQPYLSRLDRQRKRFGFNVESAGLDAAYFTPHICKGLVERDIYGVIGYSRPTHRAGYLRKRDFVYDETCDCQLCPQNRVLRYRTTTRDGYREYVSDPSVCRNCSLLGQCTASRNHTKAVTRHIWQEYKDIINEYRYEDKGKAIYKRRKETVERSFADGKELHGHRYARFRGLAKVQMQCLLSAACQNMKKIALRIWERSNGPCGPGFSRSQTTLSRLFSHLWRICSAPKSAVPA
- a CDS encoding putative Lipoprotein (Evidence 3 : Function proposed based on presence of conserved amino acid motif, structural feature or limited homology): MKRSILLFLLATAAATLLVGCGSRYVLVTSDYTIHIATSKPELDPSTGTLTFTDEHGQEVSIPKDDMKQTRELRD
- the yjgF gene encoding ketoacid-binding protein (Evidence 2a : Function of homologous gene experimentally demonstrated in an other organism; PubMedId : 10493123, 10595546, 12515541, 9298646; Product type pe : putative enzyme); amino-acid sequence: MTSRKTLSLLLAVILVAATASFAVAANRTIVAPQKAPKAVGPYSQGIAAAGLVFTSGQLPLNPDTNKMPDGIEAQAKQSLDNVKAVLEAGGSSLDKAVKVTIFLKDLNDFGKVNEIYGTYFTKNPPARSCVQVARIPRDALIEIEAIGVK